A region from the Volucribacter amazonae genome encodes:
- a CDS encoding heme lyase CcmF/NrfE family subunit yields MIAELGNYALALSLAIAILLAIFPLWGAEKQHTQLMSLARPMTFGLFISLSVSFLCLFYLFAVNDFTVQYVVNNSNSQLPLYYRLSATWGSHEGSLLLWIWLLTLWSAAVAIFSRKLPQEAIARVLGIMGIISVGFLIFVLFTSNPFSRTFPDFPVDGRELNPLLQDIGLIFHPPLLYMGYVGFSVAFAFSIASLMSGKLDTAWARWSRPWTMAAWLFLTLGIVLGSWWAYYELGWGGWWFWDPVENASLMPWLAGTALIHSLAVTEKRGSFKAWTVLLAILAFSLCLLGTFLVRSGILVSVHAFASDPTRGLYILSYLIVVIGGSLALYAYKGSQIRSMDNAQPYSREKMLLLNNILLMTALCVVLLGTLLPLVHKQIGLGTISIGAPFFDQMFLILMIPFAFLLGIGPLVKWRRDQVSAIVKPVIISLVIMLIAGFVLPYWLQDQLKTSAVLGVMMAVFIVLLSLYELHQRATHRTSFFYGLTKLSRSHWGMIIAHLGVAMTVWGIAFSQNYSVERDVRMRIGDTAEIADYQFQFKGIHEANGPNYEGGKAEVAISRQGKHITTLYAEKRFYTVSKMTMTEAAIDWGLQRDLYVALGESLGDGSWALRLYYKPFVRWIWFGGVSMALGGLLCLFDRRYRLNLTTNKK; encoded by the coding sequence ATGATTGCCGAATTAGGAAATTATGCCCTTGCTTTGAGTTTAGCTATTGCCATTCTGTTAGCAATTTTCCCATTGTGGGGGGCTGAAAAACAACATACCCAACTTATGTCATTGGCTCGCCCAATGACTTTTGGGCTTTTTATTAGCTTAAGTGTTTCTTTCTTATGCTTATTTTATTTGTTCGCGGTGAATGATTTTACCGTACAATATGTTGTCAATAATTCAAATAGCCAATTACCTCTTTACTATCGCCTTTCAGCCACTTGGGGGTCACACGAGGGATCACTATTATTATGGATCTGGTTATTAACCCTCTGGAGTGCAGCAGTGGCTATTTTTAGCCGCAAATTACCGCAAGAAGCTATTGCTCGGGTATTGGGTATTATGGGAATTATTAGCGTAGGATTTCTTATTTTTGTCCTGTTTACCTCCAATCCTTTCAGTCGCACTTTCCCCGATTTCCCTGTTGACGGTCGGGAACTCAACCCGCTATTACAAGATATCGGCTTAATCTTCCACCCCCCTTTGCTTTATATGGGCTATGTGGGCTTTTCAGTGGCTTTTGCCTTTTCTATTGCTTCGCTAATGAGTGGCAAATTAGATACCGCTTGGGCGAGGTGGTCAAGACCTTGGACCATGGCGGCTTGGTTATTCCTGACCCTTGGTATTGTACTCGGTTCTTGGTGGGCTTATTATGAACTCGGCTGGGGTGGCTGGTGGTTCTGGGATCCTGTGGAGAACGCCTCGCTAATGCCTTGGCTAGCGGGTACAGCCTTAATTCACTCACTAGCGGTAACCGAAAAACGAGGGAGCTTTAAGGCTTGGACTGTCTTATTAGCCATTCTTGCTTTCTCTCTTTGTTTATTAGGCACATTTTTAGTACGTTCAGGCATTTTAGTATCCGTACACGCCTTTGCCTCTGATCCTACTCGAGGCTTATATATTCTCTCTTATTTAATTGTAGTCATTGGCGGTTCACTGGCGTTATATGCCTACAAAGGTAGCCAAATTCGCTCTATGGATAATGCGCAACCTTATTCAAGAGAAAAAATGTTGCTATTAAATAATATTTTATTAATGACCGCACTTTGCGTAGTCTTACTCGGCACATTACTGCCTTTGGTACATAAACAAATTGGCTTAGGTACAATTTCTATCGGCGCACCTTTTTTCGATCAAATGTTCCTAATATTAATGATCCCTTTTGCTTTTTTATTGGGCATTGGACCTTTAGTCAAATGGCGGCGAGATCAAGTTTCAGCCATTGTTAAACCTGTGATAATTAGCCTAGTGATAATGTTAATTGCAGGCTTTGTACTCCCTTATTGGCTACAAGATCAACTTAAAACCAGTGCCGTACTTGGCGTTATGATGGCTGTTTTCATTGTATTGCTAAGCCTATATGAATTGCATCAACGTGCCACGCACCGCACTTCCTTTTTTTACGGTTTAACCAAACTTTCTCGTTCCCATTGGGGAATGATCATCGCCCATCTTGGTGTGGCGATGACCGTTTGGGGAATTGCCTTTAGCCAAAATTACAGCGTGGAACGTGATGTGCGTATGCGAATTGGCGATACCGCAGAAATTGCTGATTACCAATTTCAATTTAAGGGCATTCACGAAGCCAATGGACCAAACTATGAAGGGGGTAAAGCAGAAGTAGCAATTTCACGCCAAGGCAAACACATTACCACCCTTTATGCAGAAAAACGTTTTTATACTGTTAGTAAAATGACCATGACCGAAGCCGCTATTGATTGGGGGTTACAGCGAGATTTATATGTGGCACTCGGCGAAAGCCTTGGCGATGGTTCTTGGGCATTACGTTTATATTATAAACCCTTTGTACGCTGGATTTGGTTCGGCGGTGTCAGTATGGCATTAGGTGGACTACTTTGCCTCTTTGACCGCCGTTATCGTTTAAACTTAACCACCAATAAAAAATAA
- a CDS encoding cytochrome c-type biogenesis protein yields MKKLTALFCLLFSFPLWASIDVLDFDSAQQQQDYHSLTQQLRCPQCQNNNIADSNATIAVDMRHKVLELLKQGQSKQEVVDYMVQRYGNFVSYDPPITASTLILWIAPILLIGLGILLVFKKSRHTSNPSSTTELNLEQQQRLANILKNEEKQ; encoded by the coding sequence ATGAAAAAACTGACCGCACTTTTCTGCTTACTGTTTAGCTTCCCCCTTTGGGCAAGCATTGACGTGCTTGATTTTGATTCCGCTCAACAGCAACAAGATTACCATAGCCTAACACAACAGCTACGCTGCCCGCAGTGCCAAAATAATAATATCGCCGACTCCAATGCCACCATTGCCGTAGATATGCGTCATAAGGTTTTAGAATTGCTCAAACAAGGGCAATCAAAACAAGAAGTAGTGGATTATATGGTGCAACGTTATGGCAATTTTGTCAGTTATGACCCACCCATTACCGCCTCCACTCTTATCCTATGGATTGCACCTATCTTGTTGATTGGATTAGGGATACTACTGGTATTTAAAAAATCTCGTCATACCTCCAATCCCTCCTCAACAACTGAGCTGAATTTAGAACAGCAACAACGTTTAGCCAATATTCTAAAAAATGAGGAAAAACAATGA
- the ccmD gene encoding heme exporter protein CcmD, with product MFFSSWSDFLNMGGYGFYVWLSYGICFVTILVLFAQSLAGKRKVFAEIQRQQQREQRLQQAQQSGGHQL from the coding sequence ATGTTTTTTTCCAGTTGGAGTGATTTTCTTAATATGGGAGGCTATGGCTTTTATGTTTGGCTTTCCTATGGTATTTGTTTTGTTACTATTTTAGTTTTATTTGCCCAAAGCCTTGCTGGAAAACGAAAAGTCTTTGCGGAAATTCAGCGTCAACAACAACGTGAACAACGTTTACAACAAGCCCAACAATCTGGGGGACATCAACTATGA
- a CDS encoding DsbE family thiol:disulfide interchange protein has protein sequence MQKKLYIPLILFLALALTFFVQLQRNAGGEDIKALESALIGKPVPTRPLQDLFAQQQYDQQLFAQGKPILLNVWATWCPTCYAEHQYLNQLADEGITIIGLNYKDNRKKAIDWLKQLKNPYQAVLVDETGSFGLDLGVYGAPETFIIDGQGIIHYRHTGDINAQVWQQKLQPIYQQLFTEQK, from the coding sequence ATGCAGAAAAAACTTTATATCCCATTAATCCTCTTTCTGGCGTTAGCCCTCACTTTCTTCGTCCAACTTCAACGCAATGCGGGCGGAGAAGATATAAAAGCCCTTGAGTCCGCCTTAATTGGTAAACCTGTACCAACACGCCCCTTGCAGGATCTTTTTGCTCAACAACAATATGATCAACAATTATTTGCACAAGGAAAACCCATTTTACTCAATGTTTGGGCAACTTGGTGTCCTACTTGTTATGCTGAACATCAATACCTCAACCAATTAGCCGATGAAGGAATAACCATTATTGGCCTAAATTATAAAGATAACCGCAAAAAAGCCATTGACTGGTTAAAACAGTTAAAAAATCCTTATCAAGCCGTATTGGTTGATGAAACAGGCTCTTTTGGTTTAGATTTAGGCGTTTATGGCGCACCCGAAACCTTTATTATTGATGGTCAAGGCATTATTCATTATCGTCATACAGGCGACATCAATGCACAAGTGTGGCAACAAAAATTACAGCCCATTTATCAACAACTTTTTACGGAACAAAAATAA
- the rsfS gene encoding ribosome silencing factor, translating to MTQLEFILDKLDDLKGTDILHLDVRGKSPITDDLVICTGNSSRHVQSLAQKLVEECKKAGIDAFGEEGKEMADWVVVDFGQVMVHIMQQDSRTLYQLEKLWC from the coding sequence TTGACTCAACTTGAATTTATTCTTGATAAATTAGATGACTTAAAAGGCACTGATATTTTGCATCTTGATGTGCGTGGTAAATCCCCTATTACTGATGATTTAGTGATTTGTACCGGTAATTCCAGCCGTCATGTGCAGTCTTTAGCACAAAAATTGGTAGAAGAATGTAAAAAAGCAGGAATTGATGCCTTTGGTGAGGAAGGAAAGGAAATGGCTGATTGGGTCGTGGTGGATTTTGGGCAAGTGATGGTGCATATTATGCAACAAGACAGCCGAACATTGTATCAGTTAGAAAAATTATGGTGTTAA
- the ccmE gene encoding cytochrome c maturation protein CcmE, translating into MTPRRKSRLAIVLFVLIGVAITLGLMLYALRQNIDLFYTPTEVVYGKNNDASTKPRVGQRIRIGGMVVTGSVQRDPNSLKVQFDLNDIGPAVTIQYEGILPDLFREGQGIVAQGLLIEPTVLQATEVLAKHDENYVPPELEEQMQKVHQPMGISDLSQESERDRMLKQQGANP; encoded by the coding sequence ATGACCCCAAGACGTAAATCAAGGCTTGCTATTGTCCTATTTGTCTTAATCGGCGTTGCAATTACCTTGGGCTTAATGCTCTATGCTTTACGCCAAAATATTGATCTATTTTACACCCCAACAGAAGTGGTTTACGGTAAAAATAATGATGCCAGTACCAAGCCTCGGGTAGGGCAACGAATCCGTATTGGTGGTATGGTGGTAACAGGTTCGGTACAACGTGATCCTAATAGTTTAAAAGTACAATTTGATTTAAATGATATTGGTCCTGCGGTAACCATACAATATGAAGGGATTTTGCCTGATTTATTTCGTGAAGGACAAGGCATTGTTGCCCAAGGATTATTAATTGAACCAACTGTTTTACAAGCAACGGAAGTCCTTGCAAAACACGATGAAAATTATGTACCGCCTGAATTAGAAGAACAAATGCAAAAAGTACATCAACCCATGGGGATCTCCGATCTTAGCCAAGAATCCGAACGAGATCGTATGCTCAAACAGCAAGGGGCAAATCCATGA
- a CDS encoding heme ABC transporter permease, whose product MWKWLHPYAKAETQYHLCGKFIPFFALLTLALLGIGLIWGLAFAPADYQQGNSFRIMYVHVPTAIWSMGVYGSMAIAALIALVWQIKQAHLAMIAMAPIGAVFTFLALVTGAIWGKPMWGTWWVWDARLTSELILFFLYLGVLALYSAFQDRNVGAKAASVLALVGVVNLPIIHFSVEWWNTLHQGASITKFEKPSIATPMLIPLILAIFGFLTLFIWLMLIRYRNALLQEDAKRAWVKNLAQQARLN is encoded by the coding sequence ATGTGGAAATGGCTACACCCTTATGCCAAAGCAGAAACCCAATATCATTTATGTGGTAAATTTATCCCTTTCTTTGCCCTATTAACCCTTGCCTTACTAGGCATTGGCTTAATTTGGGGCTTAGCTTTTGCACCAGCGGATTATCAACAAGGTAATAGCTTCCGCATTATGTATGTCCATGTGCCTACTGCCATTTGGTCAATGGGAGTTTACGGCTCAATGGCGATTGCGGCATTGATTGCGTTAGTTTGGCAAATAAAACAAGCACATTTAGCCATGATTGCTATGGCACCCATTGGGGCAGTTTTTACTTTCTTAGCTTTGGTTACTGGGGCAATTTGGGGTAAACCCATGTGGGGAACTTGGTGGGTATGGGACGCACGTTTAACCTCTGAATTAATTTTATTCTTTCTCTATTTAGGTGTATTAGCACTTTATTCCGCTTTTCAAGATCGCAATGTGGGAGCAAAAGCGGCAAGTGTGTTAGCTTTGGTGGGAGTTGTCAACTTACCCATTATTCATTTCTCGGTGGAATGGTGGAATACCTTACATCAAGGTGCCAGCATTACTAAATTTGAAAAACCTTCCATTGCGACCCCAATGTTAATTCCACTTATCTTGGCAATATTTGGTTTTTTAACCTTATTTATTTGGCTAATGTTAATACGTTATCGTAACGCTTTATTACAAGAAGATGCCAAACGTGCGTGGGTAAAAAATTTGGCACAACAAGCTAGATTGAATTAG
- the trxA gene encoding thioredoxin: protein MSEVLHISDASFEQDVLRSDVPVLLDFWAPWCGPCKMIAPVLDDLATEFGDKVKIAKINIDENEQVAAQFGVRSIPTLMLFKEGKAVATQVGALPKSQLATFVEQHI, encoded by the coding sequence ATGAGTGAAGTTTTACATATTAGTGATGCAAGTTTTGAACAAGATGTATTAAGATCTGATGTACCAGTATTATTAGATTTCTGGGCTCCATGGTGTGGACCTTGTAAAATGATCGCCCCAGTACTTGATGATCTTGCTACTGAATTTGGTGATAAAGTAAAAATTGCCAAAATTAATATTGATGAAAATGAACAAGTTGCCGCTCAATTCGGTGTTCGCAGTATCCCTACTTTAATGTTATTTAAAGAGGGCAAAGCGGTTGCGACTCAAGTGGGCGCACTCCCAAAAAGCCAACTAGCTACATTTGTTGAACAACATATCTAG
- the rhlB gene encoding ATP-dependent RNA helicase RhlB, with translation MQQHQHLTQQGFADLPIHPKVLRALQANGFDYCTPIQARSLPYSLQGRDIAGQAQTGTGKTLAFLIATFHHLLQYPRNSAGQPRALILAPTRELAVQIEQDAKLLVQYTGLTTALAYGGDGYDKQIQAIERGVDVLIGTTGRLIDYYKQGIIRLDDVQVVVLDEADRMFDLGFIRDIRYLMRRCPAPCERLTMLFSATLSYKVRELAFEDMNDPQYLEIEPTQKTGHRIKEELFYPSDQDKMALLLTLIEEEWPDRCIIFANTKQRCEEIWGYLAADQHRVGLLTGDVAQKKRLSLLKQFSEGKLDILVATDVAARGLHIADVTHVFNYDLPDDCEDYVHRIGRTGRAGESGVSISFACEQYAMNLPAIEQYIGHRIAVSQYDPEALRQDLPRPWRRKNSLKTHRTFHRSAKPSYLGKGKFKS, from the coding sequence ATGCAACAACATCAACATTTAACTCAGCAAGGTTTTGCTGATTTACCTATTCACCCAAAGGTGTTACGAGCCTTACAAGCAAATGGGTTTGATTATTGTACGCCGATCCAAGCTCGCTCTTTGCCTTATAGTTTACAAGGGCGAGATATTGCAGGGCAGGCACAAACTGGGACAGGTAAAACTTTGGCATTTTTAATTGCGACCTTTCATCATTTGTTACAATACCCACGCAATTCGGCGGGGCAGCCTAGAGCATTGATTTTAGCCCCAACTAGAGAGTTAGCGGTACAAATTGAACAAGATGCGAAATTACTTGTCCAATACACTGGTTTAACCACCGCTTTAGCTTATGGTGGTGATGGCTATGATAAGCAGATACAAGCCATTGAGCGTGGGGTTGATGTCTTAATTGGTACAACAGGGCGTTTAATTGATTATTATAAACAGGGCATTATCCGTTTAGACGATGTGCAAGTGGTGGTGCTTGATGAAGCAGATCGAATGTTTGATTTGGGCTTTATTCGTGATATTCGCTATTTAATGCGGCGTTGTCCTGCCCCTTGTGAACGTTTGACAATGCTATTTTCTGCAACCTTGTCTTATAAGGTAAGGGAATTAGCTTTTGAGGATATGAATGATCCGCAATATTTAGAAATTGAACCCACGCAAAAGACAGGGCATCGGATTAAAGAGGAACTGTTTTATCCCTCTGATCAAGATAAAATGGCGTTATTGTTGACCTTGATTGAGGAAGAATGGCCTGATCGTTGTATCATTTTTGCTAATACTAAACAGCGTTGTGAGGAAATTTGGGGCTATTTAGCTGCAGATCAGCATCGTGTGGGATTATTAACTGGCGATGTGGCACAGAAAAAACGCTTGTCTTTGTTAAAACAATTTAGTGAAGGTAAATTGGATATTTTAGTGGCAACGGATGTGGCGGCGAGAGGCTTACATATTGCGGATGTTACCCATGTGTTTAATTATGATTTGCCTGATGATTGTGAGGATTATGTTCATCGTATTGGACGGACAGGGCGAGCGGGCGAAAGTGGCGTGTCTATTAGTTTTGCTTGTGAGCAATATGCGATGAATTTACCTGCGATTGAACAATATATTGGGCATCGTATTGCAGTAAGCCAATATGATCCTGAAGCGTTAAGACAAGATTTACCTCGTCCTTGGCGGCGAAAAAATTCGCTAAAAACGCACCGCACTTTTCATCGTTCGGCAAAGCCCTCTTATCTGGGCAAAGGAAAATTTAAATCTTGA
- the rlmH gene encoding 23S rRNA (pseudouridine(1915)-N(3))-methyltransferase RlmH encodes MKIQLIAVGTKMPSWVKTGFEEYQRRFPKDIPLELVEIPAGKRGKNADIKRILEQEGDKMLAICGKNSHIVTLDIPGKAWTTEQLAKQFEGWRNDGRDIALLIGGPEGLSPACKAAAESSWSLSPLTLPHPLVRIVVAESLYRAWSLLTNHPYHRE; translated from the coding sequence ATGAAAATCCAATTAATTGCGGTGGGAACGAAAATGCCAAGTTGGGTCAAAACGGGTTTTGAAGAATATCAACGCCGTTTTCCTAAGGATATTCCCTTAGAATTGGTTGAAATTCCTGCGGGGAAACGAGGGAAGAATGCCGATATTAAACGCATTTTAGAGCAAGAGGGCGATAAAATGTTGGCAATTTGTGGTAAAAATAGCCATATTGTTACCCTTGATATTCCGGGCAAGGCTTGGACAACGGAGCAATTAGCTAAGCAATTTGAGGGGTGGCGTAATGATGGGCGAGATATTGCTTTATTGATTGGAGGACCGGAGGGATTATCGCCTGCTTGTAAAGCTGCCGCTGAAAGTAGTTGGTCATTGTCGCCATTAACCTTGCCACACCCATTGGTGCGGATTGTGGTGGCAGAAAGTTTATATCGTGCTTGGTCATTACTTACCAATCACCCCTATCATCGAGAATAA
- the mrdA gene encoding penicillin-binding protein 2, with amino-acid sequence MDLKKFLAQPQYDPIRDAKAERNLFARRALLAFIGVLLLTAILLTNLYHLQITNYQTYQTRSNGNRIKLLPLPPTRGLIYDRYGKLLAENLTYFGLYVVPEKVENLDRTFDELRTLVGLTDEDIEGFKRERRRASRYTPILLKPDLTEEQIARFAVNQYNYQSMDIRPYFKRHYLYGEPLTHILGYVGKINDKDVERLKTEDKFANYAGTHDIGKLGIERYYEDQLHGVTGFEEVETNNRGKVIRTLREQPAVAGKSIQLTIDLELQRYVADLISGYNGAVVVLDPTDNSILAMVTNPSYDNNLFVGGISVADYRRLLNDDDRPLYSRATQGAYPPASTVKPFIGVSALQEKVITTNLTIWDPGYWVLPNTTRRYRDWKKSGHGNTDLNKAIIESSDTYFYQLAYNMGIDRLSEAMKKFGFGMTTGIDLREESTGIMPDREWKQRRYKKPWVQGDTIPVGIGQGYWTATPLQLAKATSILVNNGKVHTPHLMKQIMGDEIETYQDPLFYPDINEPPQQYWDAAKRGMWGVINAANGTGRKAFVGTNYVAAGKSGTAQVFSLKENETYDAKNLSKHLHDHAWFIGYAPYDKPKLVISIILENAGGGSSNAAPVVRQIMDYYLNVRLPQVEKMQQDQLNSAQAKDNLNE; translated from the coding sequence ATGGATCTTAAGAAATTCCTTGCTCAACCCCAATATGACCCCATTCGTGATGCCAAAGCAGAACGAAATTTATTTGCACGCCGAGCATTACTGGCTTTCATTGGTGTGTTATTGCTGACCGCAATTTTGCTCACGAACCTTTATCATCTCCAAATTACCAATTATCAAACTTATCAAACACGTTCTAATGGTAATCGGATTAAATTATTGCCGTTACCGCCCACAAGAGGGTTAATCTATGATCGTTATGGTAAGTTATTGGCGGAAAATTTAACTTATTTTGGGTTATATGTTGTGCCTGAAAAAGTAGAAAATTTAGACCGCACTTTTGATGAGTTGCGCACTTTAGTGGGGCTGACTGATGAAGATATTGAGGGATTTAAACGTGAACGTCGGCGTGCTTCCCGTTATACCCCTATTTTGCTGAAACCTGATTTAACTGAGGAGCAAATTGCTCGTTTTGCCGTTAATCAGTATAACTACCAAAGTATGGATATTCGTCCTTATTTTAAACGTCATTATTTATATGGCGAGCCTTTAACCCATATTTTAGGCTATGTGGGCAAAATTAATGACAAAGATGTAGAGCGTTTAAAAACAGAGGATAAATTTGCCAATTATGCTGGTACACATGATATTGGTAAGCTCGGTATTGAGCGTTATTATGAAGATCAGCTACATGGCGTAACGGGCTTTGAGGAAGTTGAAACCAATAATCGAGGTAAAGTTATCCGTACTCTGCGTGAACAGCCTGCGGTAGCAGGAAAGAGTATTCAATTAACCATTGATTTAGAATTACAGCGTTATGTTGCTGATTTAATCAGTGGCTATAATGGGGCGGTTGTGGTTTTAGATCCAACTGATAATAGTATTTTAGCTATGGTAACCAACCCCAGTTATGATAATAATTTATTTGTGGGGGGGATTTCGGTTGCCGATTATCGCCGTTTATTAAACGATGATGATCGCCCTTTATATAGTCGGGCTACTCAAGGTGCGTATCCGCCAGCTTCTACGGTAAAACCCTTTATTGGGGTATCCGCTTTACAAGAAAAGGTCATTACCACAAATTTAACTATTTGGGATCCGGGTTATTGGGTATTACCCAATACCACTAGACGCTATCGTGATTGGAAAAAATCAGGGCATGGTAATACGGATTTAAATAAGGCGATTATTGAATCTTCCGACACCTATTTTTATCAACTTGCTTATAATATGGGGATTGATCGGTTATCTGAGGCAATGAAAAAGTTTGGTTTTGGTATGACCACAGGGATTGATTTGCGTGAAGAATCAACGGGGATTATGCCAGATCGAGAATGGAAACAACGCCGTTATAAAAAACCTTGGGTGCAAGGGGATACCATTCCTGTGGGGATTGGGCAAGGTTATTGGACAGCAACGCCATTGCAACTGGCTAAAGCCACCAGTATTTTGGTGAATAATGGTAAAGTGCATACGCCACATTTAATGAAACAAATTATGGGTGATGAAATAGAAACTTATCAAGACCCTTTGTTTTATCCTGATATTAATGAACCACCACAACAATATTGGGACGCGGCTAAACGTGGTATGTGGGGCGTGATTAATGCTGCAAATGGTACTGGACGAAAAGCCTTTGTGGGGACAAATTATGTGGCAGCAGGTAAATCGGGAACTGCGCAGGTCTTTAGTTTAAAAGAAAATGAAACTTATGATGCCAAGAATTTGTCAAAGCATTTGCACGATCACGCTTGGTTTATTGGTTATGCACCTTATGATAAGCCTAAATTGGTTATTTCCATTATTTTAGAGAATGCAGGGGGAGGAAGTTCTAATGCTGCCCCAGTGGTACGCCAAATTATGGATTATTATTTGAATGTCCGTTTGCCACAAGTGGAGAAAATGCAACAAGACCAGTTAAACTCGGCACAAGCTAAGGATAATCTTAATGAATGA
- the ccmI gene encoding c-type cytochrome biogenesis protein CcmI, whose product MIFWIIALVFTLIIAVICFYPLLKNNTAQKKDSIHQRDELNKAFYLDRLQELAQEEALGLHNNSQQLKLELQQALLDDIPAQNTNSTSSKHTKINKIWFSSALLVITIIASLAYFHVGAWQTEHHFAQTEQKLPYFYQRLSEEQQNPMSDSELQEFATALRLYLHNNPQGSSKWWLLGQLAMNLNQGQLAHDSYAKAYQLAPDNEEYKLSYARILMFSEDPSDKFKGEELLKALVRANHTNVQALSLLAFHYFEQEDYKMAIVSWATMLKLLPKSDPRIPLLEKSIRSARDALEEQEK is encoded by the coding sequence ATGATTTTTTGGATTATCGCCTTAGTATTTACCCTTATCATTGCTGTTATCTGCTTTTACCCACTACTAAAAAACAACACAGCACAAAAAAAAGACAGCATACATCAACGTGATGAACTCAATAAAGCCTTTTACTTAGATAGGTTACAAGAATTAGCACAAGAAGAAGCCCTAGGTTTACACAACAATAGCCAACAGCTCAAACTAGAATTACAACAAGCATTACTTGATGATATTCCAGCACAAAACACCAATTCAACATCATCAAAACATACAAAAATCAACAAGATTTGGTTTAGCTCCGCCTTGTTAGTTATCACTATCATCGCAAGCCTTGCTTATTTTCATGTCGGTGCTTGGCAAACAGAACACCACTTCGCTCAAACAGAACAAAAATTACCCTATTTTTATCAACGTTTAAGCGAAGAACAACAAAATCCTATGAGCGACAGTGAATTACAAGAATTTGCCACCGCACTACGCTTATATTTACACAATAATCCGCAAGGCAGCAGCAAATGGTGGTTACTAGGACAACTTGCCATGAACCTCAATCAAGGACAACTTGCTCATGACAGCTATGCTAAAGCCTATCAGCTTGCTCCTGATAACGAAGAATACAAACTCAGCTACGCACGTATCCTAATGTTTTCCGAAGATCCTTCGGACAAATTTAAAGGGGAAGAATTATTAAAAGCCTTAGTACGCGCTAATCATACCAATGTACAAGCCCTAAGTTTACTGGCGTTCCATTACTTTGAACAAGAAGACTATAAAATGGCAATCGTCTCTTGGGCAACTATGTTAAAACTACTCCCCAAAAGCGATCCTCGTATCCCTTTATTAGAAAAAAGTATCCGCTCAGCCCGCGATGCTTTGGAGGAACAGGAAAAATAA